AGGGGCTGGCAGGGAGAGGGGTGCGGGTCTCCCCGAGGAAGCTGCCGCTGCGGCGCACCGCTGATACTGTCCGCAGGCAGCCACGTTCCCGGGCAGAAGACAGCCTGGGGACCGGTGGGTTGCCCTGACCGTCGACTACCCCGCGCGTGGCGTCAGGGCCGTGTGGGCCCGTTCGCGCAGACGCCCGGCCTCCCCGGGCTGGCCGGCCTCCTCAAAGGCGGCGGCCGCTTCGAGGTCGTGGGCGGCGGCCTCACCAAAGCGGTAGGCGGCGCGCGCCTCCTCCCCCGCACGAACGAACCACGGCGCGGCCTCACGCGGCTCTCCGCCCTCGCGCCAGTGCCGGGCGATCCGTGCAGGAGGGGAATGGTGCGAGGTGAGCGTCCGGGCCGCCGAGCGGTGCAGCAGCCGCCGCACAGCTCCCGGCACGCCCGAAAGCACGGCGTCGGCGATCAGGTCGTGCTCAAAGCCCTGACTGCGCACGACCTGCGCGGTCTCCAGTTCCTCCCACGCGGTCGCCGTTTCCAGCAGTGGTGCCCCAAGCACCTGTGCCACCAGCTCCAGGTCGAAGTCGCTGCCAAGCACGGCGGCGGCGCGGGCCGCGTGCAGCGCGCCCGGAGAAAGGCGGGAGAGCCGCGAGGCGATGACTTGACCAGCCGAGTCGGGCAGGGGCAGACCTCCCTGCGCGGGACCCTCTTCCAGGCCCGCCTCGCGCAGGCTGCGGGCGGTTTCGAGCAGCAGCAGGGGATTGCCCCCGGTGTAACGGGCGAGGGCGGGGACGAGGTCTCCCCGGACGGGCAGGTCCAGTTCTCTGACCAGCTGCTCGACCGCCCCAGCGTTCAGCGGCTCCAGTTCCACGAGGGCGACGAGTCCGGCCCCCACCATCGCGCCCAGCACCCCCTGCTGCATGGGGCTGAGTTCGCCCTTGCGGAAGCAGTGGATGGTGCGGTAGTCAGCTGCCGGGTCCCCCCAGCCCAGGTGCGCGAAGACGAACGCCCCCGCCTCGATGCTCGCCTCGTCCATAAACTGCGTGTCGTCAAAGACCAGGCGGTGCAGGCCCCGCGCGATGGCCGCGCCCAGGGCATCGGTCTTGGCCTGCCAGAAGCGCGTCTTCTGGGTTTCGTCCGTAATGGGAGCGGGTGCGGGCCCGAGGTGCGGGAGGATCCGCGCGAGCTCCTCCCGCACCCCATCAGGCAGGTCCAAGTCAGGGTAGGCCGCGAGTACCTGACGGTAGGTACGCGAGTGCGTGGCGTAGGGCAGACCCGCGTCGCCCAGGCACCCCCGGAAGCGCATCCCGCCCCCGTGGGCCTCCAGGAAATCGAGCGCCAGACGCGTCTTGCCAACGCCCGGCTCGCCCGTCAAGACGATGCCCTTCCCAGCCGCCCACGCCGCCTCCATCTGCGCCCAGGCTTCCTCACGACCCACCAGGGGCGGTTCCACGTTTTGCCTGGAGGAGGCCTTCGGCGCAGCAAAGGGGACCAGGGTGCCGCGCCCAATGTCGCGCGCCAGGGCCTGGGTCTCGGGCAGGGGTTCGTTTCCGAAGGCGTTCCGCAGACGCTGAGCGCCCACCTCGTACACGGCCTGCGCCCGCGCCGGATCGCCCAGGAGGTAGTGCAGCCGCATCTCGCGGCGCAGTCCGTCTTCCGAGGTGGGGTCCAGGCCGCGCAGGCGGCCCACCACGTCGAGCGCCTCTGTCCAGCGGCCCGCGTCCTCCAGGCGCTGCGCCTCGGCGCGCCACCTCGCGCCGCGTTCGCCACTCAGCCGCTCGCGCCACGAAAGCAGCCAGTCGCCCAGTTCGGGCAACTCCGGCCACGTGACGCCCTCCAGCAGCTCGCCCGTGGCCCGGGTGTCCCGCACATCCACCTCGACCTCCGGGGCCAGGCTGAGGACGTCGCCCGCCTGCACGAGTTCCGCCCCAAGCTGCGCCCTCATCCGGCGCAGGAGGTGAACGAGATTGTTGCGCGCCGCTGACTCGCCAGTCTCGGGCCACAGCCGCCCGGCCAGTTGGGTTCGGGAAGTCGGGCCCTCCAGCGCGAGGTGTGCAAGCACCGCGAGCATCTTGCCCTCGCAGCGAGGGCGCTGACCTTCAGGAGCCTGCAGGGCCGGGGAACCCAGCAGCGTGAGTCGCCAGGTGCGGGTTGAGTCTGACACGATCCAAGCTAGCAAGCCGGGCCGCCAGGCATGGTGTTCCCACTGCGCCCGCCCGGCCGCAACCGACGTCGGGGCGTTACCAACAAAGGCCCGTTCCAACGCTCCCAACGCAGGCTCCCCGGAGTTCACGCGCAAGGCCCTGGACCGAGGGGCCTTGGTTGTTGAGCGGTTCCTCGGGCCTGTCTCCTCACCGGGTGAAGGGGAGCAGGCAAGGCTGTGGTTCAGACCTGTCAAGCGCTGTCGTGGGGAGCCGGGCTCAGGCTTGGGGGGCTGTCAGCATCTGCGCGAAGACCGCCACGAGCTGGGGGTCGAAACAGTGACCTGCGCAGCGTTGAAGTTCGGCGAGGGCGGCCTCCCGCGTCCAGGCAGGTTTGTAGGGACGGGCGGAGGTCAGGGCGTCGTACACGTCGGCCACGGCCACGATGCGCACAGGCAGGGAGAGCCGAGGGCCCGGCGCCGGCGTGCAGTGGGGGTCGTGATGGTGCCGGGCCACCTGAATCACGGACGCGGGCAGGACCTTATACGCTGCGAGCAGGGCCGCGCCCCCCTGGGCGTGCAGGTCCACCCAGCGGCGCTCCTCGACTGTCAGCGCGGCGGGTTTGTTCAGAATGGCCGTGGGCACGAACAGCTTGCCGATGTCATGCAGCAGGGCGCTCCAGTGAAGCTCCCGCCGCTCGGTGGGGCTTAGGCGCAGCGCCTGACCCAGCGCTCCGGCAAGCTGCGCCACCCGGAAGCTGTGCTGCAGCGACGCCCCGTCGTGTGCACCCAGCTGACCGAGGAGGGTGCAGATGAGGTCTTCAATCTGCCCATCGGCACTGTCAGGTGTGGGCAGGAAGCGGTCCCTGGGCTTGGGGGTGGGTGCAGACATGACGAACTCCAGACGGCTCGCCCGGCGTGGTCCCCGCCACCCCACAGATGAGCCCCGGGAGCGGAGCACCGCTTGAACGGTGTGGGCAGAAGAGGAGGGGACCGGGCGATTCATAGCCAGAGCGTAAGGGGGCAGGGGTGATCGGGGCATGACACGTGGAAAAATCCCTCCTTTGCGGGGACAAGGCCACCTTCCGGGCTTTTGCCAGGAGGCCGCGCTGCGAGGGGCCGACCGTTTTTCGCCGATCTGGAAGCGCTTCAGCAGACCCTGTCTGTGGCGGCTGGGATTCTTCCCGCCCTCACAGCTTGCCGGGCCTGACCAGTTCCTGACGCTGAAGTGGGGAAAAGGACCACGCACTCGCATCACGCGGGAATCATCCCCCCTTCTTTAAGGTGATCGCATGACCGCTTCCCCCTCTGCTCCCCCTCTTCCTGTTGCCCGGGGCTGCTCCTGGGCGGTGTATGCCCGGCAGCCGCAGGCCTTCGCCTTTCCCTTTGGTGGCCGTTCTGCCCTGCCCGCCCTGCCGGTCCGGTCACATCTCGTCCGCGTGGTGGTGACCCTCGTTGCCCTTGCCGGTGCGCTCTCCTGGCTGAGCTGCGCGCTGATCTGGAGTCGTCTGGGCAGCGTTGCACCGCTTTGGGCCGAGGCGCTTCTCGCCGCCCTGACCCTCGCGGCCCTGCTGCTGGCTTTTGAGGGAGGGCTGTGGCACACGCGCGTCGGGCGGTGGTTGGGCTGGCCGCTGCCGGATCTGCGCGGCACCTGGCGCGGGCTGATCACGCCCACCTCCCTGCCGCCGGGGACTGTCAACCCAGGCGCATTGATGGCTTTCCTGGTGGTTCGCCAGTCGGCCCTGCGGGTCCGCGTGACGCTGTACACCCTAGACCGCCAGGCAGAGGGGTTGCGCTCGGCCTTTCTCGACACCCCTCAGGGCTTGGAACTGGTCTACACCTACCGCAGCGTGCCCCGCCTCAGCCCTGCGCGGCAAGTTGGTCCTGTGCTGGGCACCACCACGCTTCGGCTGGAGGACCGGGTGCCGAGGGTCCTGCAAGGCCGCTTCGTCACGGGGCGCGGCACATCCGGCGAGTTGCGGTTGCTGGACCACTGCGTGCGGACCGCGCACACCTACGGGGAGGCGCTCGCCCTACCCTACGGTTCGCGCCGATGAGGCACGCGGACCGGTGTCCTTCTCTCCGGCCTCCATGTGGGGCCGGTTTGTTTTGGCAGGGGGAGGACTGCCGGTGGAACTGCCGGTCACCCGGCACCCCGCCACGACCTTTGGAGCTGTAGCGGCCGCACTCGGCGCAACCCAGGCCGACACGGCCACCTCCGCCACACGGTTGATGAAGCTCGGCGGTCCGGAGGCCCAGCGCTGCGCGCGCCTGTGCGGGGACGCAGCGCAGACCTGCGTGGAGAACGCCCTCGCCGCCAGCTCCCGTGATCTGGCAGGCTCCCCGCCCCGAAGGGAACTCCCCACGACCCTTCCCCTCAAAATCGGCGTTGGTTGCCCGGTAGGCGGCGGAAGCGTCACCGACGGCCCCGTTCCTCCGGGCTGCACCGCCGGATGGAACAGAGCTTCACGGTGCGCTGCACACGGTCCGCAGATTTCTACGCGCCGGGCCGTATGGTGCGTTGCTGCTGGAGGTTCGGGTTGACGGCCGGTTCGTCGATCACCGGTCAGCCGCCGCGTTCCAGGGCAGGATGAACTTCCAGGCGAGTCAGGGCCGCTTGCCGGGCGTCCTCCGAGCGCCGCGCACCGTCCAGATCGCTCACGGCCGCATAGGTCTGCGCGGCCTGCGCGTAGAAGTCGGCGGCCTCGGCCTCGCGCAGCGTTGCCTGTGCGGCCTGGCCTGCCCGGAAAAGCCATTCGGCAGCCTGGTGAAGCTCGCCGGCCTCACGCCAGTGCCTCGCCACCTGGCTGGGATGCACCGAATGCTGAGCCAGGACCCGGGCGCCCGCGCGGTGCAGCAGGGTCCGCACGCCGGGGGACATGCCGCCCAGCAGCGCCTCACGAACGCGGTCATGACTGAGGCGCTCGCCGCTGACGACCTGGGCGGCTTCCAGTTCCTCCCAAGCGATGGCGAGGGCGAGCAGGCCGGTGCCCAGTACCTCGGCGAGGCGTTCCAGCGAGAAGCCGTCTTCCAGCACCGCCGCTCCGCGAGCGGCCTGGAGCGCGGTGGGGGAGAGCCCGGCCAGCCGCCCGGCAATGAGGGACGTGACGCCGGAAGCGCGCGCCCGTAGCGCGTCATCCACCTCGAATTTCCCGGTCTGGAACATGTGCCGCAGCGCTTCGAGCATGAACTGCGGGTTGCCGCCGGTCAAGCTGTGGAGCTTGTGCGGCAAGTCCGCCGCGCCCGGCGGCATTTCCGGTAGGGCAGCCAGGAGGTCCGCCACCCCCCCAGGATCCAGGGGTGCGAGCTCGATGCGGGCGGCTACCCCCCGGTCCACCAGCCCGTCCACCCGGGCCTGGGTGGACGGAGGCAGGTGGCCCTGGCGGTAGAGGATCAGGTGCCGGGGTCCCTCGTCCGGCCCGCCGGGCATGTCCCCCTGTGTGAGGAAGAAAGCTCCGAGTTCCACAGTGGCCGGGTCGTAGTGCTGCACGTCGTCGTTGATGACGGCCGCGAAGCCAGGAGAGGTGAGGCGCACGACCTCCAGGTGGGCGAGGTAGTAGTTCAGCCGGTCGGCCTCCGACGCGATGGGCTGCGGGGGGTCTCCCTGTCCGAGTTCAGGCAGTAGGCGGCCGAGTTCACGCCGAACCCAGCCGGGGAGCGTGACGTGCGGCGCAGCCGCCAGTCGCGCGCGGGCATTGTGCGTGGCGGCAGCAAAGGGCGTATGCTCCGCGCCGACGTGACCGGGAAGGTACAGCGCCCGGCCCTTGCTGCCCACGAAGTCCTGCGCCAGCCGGGTCTTGCCCACCCCCGCCTCGCCCGTGATGTAGATCGTTTGGTGGCGCCTCCACGCGGCTTCGAGTTGCGCCCAGGAGGTTTCCCGCCCGACCAGGGCGGGGGGGCGCAGGACGGCCAGCGGCAGGGGAGTGGGCCGCGCTGCCGCGTCCGGCAGGACCTCTCCCCGATCAATCCGCCGCGCCAGCGCCTGCGTCTCCGGTTCGGGAGTTCCGCCCACCTCCCGCTGCAGCACTTCGCAGCAGCGCGCGTAGGCCTGCAGCGCGGCGGGACGGTCACCAGCAAGGTAATGGGCCCGCATCAGGTGACGCCAGATGTCCTCGGAAAGCAGGTCGGCGTTCAGCAGTGCCTGCAGCGCCGTCACCGCCGCCGCGTGGTCGCCACGCGCCTGGGCCGCCGCCACCGCGCGCAGCGCAGCCGCTCGCCGCGCTTCCAGCAGGCGCTCGCGCCAGGCCAGGACCCATTCCTCCAGGTCGGGCAGGTCGGACAGCTCCAGGGACGAGAGCAGTTCGGCCCGGCCCTCGGGCCAGGGGCCCTCGCCCCTCAGCGCCGCCTGCGCGTCTATCTCCAGGCCACCCACCAACCTCAGCGCCTGATCTCCCTCCACGAGCGCTGCCCCTGCGGCGCGGCGCAGTCGCCGCAGGAGATGCACCAGGTTATTGCGCGCCCGGGCGGTGGGTGCGTCCGGGTACAGCAGTCCGGCCAGACGGGCGCGGGGCGTTTCTCCCTCCAGCGCGAGGTAGGCCAGCAGGGCCGCTGTGCGGTGTTCCATTCCTTCCAGGCGCACTCCGGGCCCTACCAGCCTCGGGCCCTCCAGCACCTGCAGGCGCCACCCCACCCCCTGTCCCTCACCTGTCATGAGGCGTGAATTCTACCAAGGAGGATGTCGGGTGGGTTCGTCCCGGCGGTCCCTCACGTCACAGCCAGGCGGTCGATCAGGGTGCTCCGAGTCAAGCAAGGCTTTCGTGGCCTGTGGTGGCTGCACCAGCGGGGAAGAACGGACCGGGTTCGCGATCAGCGGCCGTGAAACCGCGGACTCACCCCACTCGGCATGTAGGGCGGCGCAGCGGTAACGCTCCGGGAGGGCCACCTCATCCAGGCGTCACTGGCAAGGCGGCAATAAGGAGCACGCCGCCAGGACCTGGGGCGTGCCCGGAGATGTCCCCAGGAGCTAACCCAATGGCGAGCGCCGCGCGAGTTCACCGTACAGGTGCTCGATACAGTCGTCGAGGTTGCCGAAGTGCCGCCGCTCGCCGTGCGTCCCCTCCCGCAAAGACGCCCGCCAGTGCTCACTGTCCTGCTGGCCCTCGTACCACACCCGCAACACGTAGACCCGTCCGTCCAGGCCGAGCAGCTGTCCGCCCATCTCCTCTTCCATGCCCTCCTCCTTTCAACGCCGTTCACGGCGGTGGCCGCGACGGGCCTTCACCGTAGTGGACCGGGGATGGCGAGAGGATGGCTGCTTCGCCCACATCATTGGCGAATCATCCTCCCACGCGTGGCCTCTGTGCCAGACGGTCTGCGCGCGATGCGCCCGCGAAGGGAGCCGGTCCCGAGCCCTCCTTTCCCAGCAGTCCTGCTGGGCTTCGCGAGTT
The sequence above is a segment of the Deinococcus hopiensis KR-140 genome. Coding sequences within it:
- a CDS encoding BTAD domain-containing putative transcriptional regulator; its protein translation is MTGEGQGVGWRLQVLEGPRLVGPGVRLEGMEHRTAALLAYLALEGETPRARLAGLLYPDAPTARARNNLVHLLRRLRRAAGAALVEGDQALRLVGGLEIDAQAALRGEGPWPEGRAELLSSLELSDLPDLEEWVLAWRERLLEARRAAALRAVAAAQARGDHAAAVTALQALLNADLLSEDIWRHLMRAHYLAGDRPAALQAYARCCEVLQREVGGTPEPETQALARRIDRGEVLPDAAARPTPLPLAVLRPPALVGRETSWAQLEAAWRRHQTIYITGEAGVGKTRLAQDFVGSKGRALYLPGHVGAEHTPFAAATHNARARLAAAPHVTLPGWVRRELGRLLPELGQGDPPQPIASEADRLNYYLAHLEVVRLTSPGFAAVINDDVQHYDPATVELGAFFLTQGDMPGGPDEGPRHLILYRQGHLPPSTQARVDGLVDRGVAARIELAPLDPGGVADLLAALPEMPPGAADLPHKLHSLTGGNPQFMLEALRHMFQTGKFEVDDALRARASGVTSLIAGRLAGLSPTALQAARGAAVLEDGFSLERLAEVLGTGLLALAIAWEELEAAQVVSGERLSHDRVREALLGGMSPGVRTLLHRAGARVLAQHSVHPSQVARHWREAGELHQAAEWLFRAGQAAQATLREAEAADFYAQAAQTYAAVSDLDGARRSEDARQAALTRLEVHPALERGG
- a CDS encoding HD-GYP domain-containing protein; this encodes MSAPTPKPRDRFLPTPDSADGQIEDLICTLLGQLGAHDGASLQHSFRVAQLAGALGQALRLSPTERRELHWSALLHDIGKLFVPTAILNKPAALTVEERRWVDLHAQGGAALLAAYKVLPASVIQVARHHHDPHCTPAPGPRLSLPVRIVAVADVYDALTSARPYKPAWTREAALAELQRCAGHCFDPQLVAVFAQMLTAPQA
- a CDS encoding ATP-binding protein; this translates as MSDSTRTWRLTLLGSPALQAPEGQRPRCEGKMLAVLAHLALEGPTSRTQLAGRLWPETGESAARNNLVHLLRRMRAQLGAELVQAGDVLSLAPEVEVDVRDTRATGELLEGVTWPELPELGDWLLSWRERLSGERGARWRAEAQRLEDAGRWTEALDVVGRLRGLDPTSEDGLRREMRLHYLLGDPARAQAVYEVGAQRLRNAFGNEPLPETQALARDIGRGTLVPFAAPKASSRQNVEPPLVGREEAWAQMEAAWAAGKGIVLTGEPGVGKTRLALDFLEAHGGGMRFRGCLGDAGLPYATHSRTYRQVLAAYPDLDLPDGVREELARILPHLGPAPAPITDETQKTRFWQAKTDALGAAIARGLHRLVFDDTQFMDEASIEAGAFVFAHLGWGDPAADYRTIHCFRKGELSPMQQGVLGAMVGAGLVALVELEPLNAGAVEQLVRELDLPVRGDLVPALARYTGGNPLLLLETARSLREAGLEEGPAQGGLPLPDSAGQVIASRLSRLSPGALHAARAAAVLGSDFDLELVAQVLGAPLLETATAWEELETAQVVRSQGFEHDLIADAVLSGVPGAVRRLLHRSAARTLTSHHSPPARIARHWREGGEPREAAPWFVRAGEEARAAYRFGEAAAHDLEAAAAFEEAGQPGEAGRLRERAHTALTPRAG